The DNA region TAGAGGTCGGACCAGGCACCGGGAACCTCACCCTGAAGCTTCTGGGAGCCGCACTCAGGGTCGTGGCAGTTGAGATTGACAGGAGGATGGTGGATGTTCTCATCAAGCGCGTGGAGGATCGTGGTTTTGGGGATAAGCTCACTGTGAGTTGGGTTCGTTTGCCTTGTGTTTGATAAAATGCCCCACAGAAGCTTCTTCCTGAACCTTTGGCAAAAAGATTTTAGTTATGATTATGAGCTTACCTTTTGTTTGGATGATATATCATTAAATGAGAGTAGAAAAATTACAACTTTGCTTTGTCTGGTCTCTCGATAAGCGACGTCAATTGATTCTAGTCAATAAGGTGATGAATGCGATCGAGAATAAGTGAAATCATTGTATGAAATGCGACTATTTGATATGCCGAACATCTACCATTGTGTTCAGGTTATACAGAGAGACGCACTAAAGGCTGAATTTCCTCCATTCGATGTTGTCGTGGCCAATATCCCATATGGGATATCATCCCCTCTTGTGGCAAAATTAGTGTATGGTCCGAACCAGTTCAGGAATGCTACACTTCTGCTCCAGAAGGAGTTTGCGAGGAGGCTGCTTGCAAACCCAGGAGACTCGGAGTATAACCGTTTGGCTGTAAATGTGAAACTAGTGGCTGACGTGGAGttggtgatggatgtgagcaAGAGGGACTTTGTCCCGGTCCCTAAGGTCGACTCTTCGGTTGTAATTATCAGGCCGAAGGCTGAGGTACCTGCCGTTGATCTGAACGAATGGTGGGCCTTCACGAGGACGTGCTTTGGCAAGAAGAACAAGACCTTGGGTGCGACTTTCAAGCAGAAGAGGAAGCTCATGGAGATCTTCAAGACTTCAAAAACAACAAGTTATAGGACCGGGGAATCAAGCTGCGGTTTCGGTGAAGAAGAGGGGGTTGATTGTGGCGAGGAAAGTGAAGGAGAAGACTGCTGCCCCGTGTTATCCGTCTCGGAAGGAGAGATAGGTTTGTTCAGGGAGAAGGTTGTTTCAGTTCTGAGGTTGGACGGCTTCGAAGATAAGAGACCTTCGAAGTTATCGAATGATGAGCTGCTGCATTTGCTCGGGCAACTAAACGGTGCTGGAATATATTTTCATGGGCGTGGACAGCTGCATATCACTGAAGATGCAACCTTAGCAGCAACCTAGTATTCTTGGTTGGCCCGATGTATGTCAATATCTTCTGGATTTATCTTGCTCTGTTTCCTGGAAACAGGTCAGGATGTAATGTCATGCCCTT from Punica granatum isolate Tunisia-2019 chromosome 3, ASM765513v2, whole genome shotgun sequence includes:
- the LOC116199189 gene encoding ribosomal RNA small subunit methyltransferase, mitochondrial; translation: MLRSPKYTPRWLIPSTPLFRRLLSDFALHQARKSSDEEDDPKYRIRKQDPEGQYLHLHKSKGQHILTNPRVLDVIVRRAGVGPTDTVLEVGPGTGNLTLKLLGAALRVVAVEIDRRMVDVLIKRVEDRGFGDKLTVIQRDALKAEFPPFDVVVANIPYGISSPLVAKLVYGPNQFRNATLLLQKEFARRLLANPGDSEYNRLAVNVKLVADVELVMDVSKRDFVPVPKVDSSVVIIRPKAEVPAVDLNEWWAFTRTCFGKKNKTLGATFKQKRKLMEIFKTSKTTSYRTGESSCGFGEEEGVDCGEESEGEDCCPVLSVSEGEIGLFREKVVSVLRLDGFEDKRPSKLSNDELLHLLGQLNGAGIYFHGRGQLHITEDATLAAT